DNA sequence from the Parasphingorhabdus cellanae genome:
GCCATTTAAGCAGGTCGAATTTGACATCATGTATGGGCAGGGCATTTCCAAAGTCGGAGAGATTATCGACCTTGGCGTCAAAGCTGGCGTGGTCGAGAAATCTGGCGCGTGGTTCTCTTATGACTCGGTGCGCATTGGTCAGGGGCGCGAAAATTCGAAACGCTTCCTGCTCGAAAACCCTGAAATGATGGCGAAGCTGGAAAATCAGATTCGCGGCAATGAAGAAGAAATTGCCGAGGAAATGATGACCGGCCCAGTTGGCGCTGACGGCGATACCGACGTTAGTGAAGAAACCAAATAGAAAGCTACAGAAGCGGATTTGCCCTTCTGCAGCTTCCTTCTTCTAAATTTCAAGTTTGCCGGTTCGTTTCCCCCGAGGCGAACCTCGGCATCCGGGCCGTCCTTCTGTCCCCCGATAGTTAGGACGGCCCCTTTTCATTTGCCATCCCGCAATTTCCTGTCAAAAGTTGGAAAAGCCTCACCGGTTTTTCATCTTACAACGGCTTTCGCGCGGAATTTTCGTGAACTTCGGACGTACTAAGCACTGAACCGGTGAAGTAAGCGATCTTTTGAAAAGGGGCATTATGACCATCATCGTTCATCATCTGGAAAATAGCCGGTCGCAGCGTATTCTCTGGCTGCTAGAAGAACTGGCGCTACCCTATGAAATCAAACGCTACGAGCGTCATCCCAAGACGCAGCGCGCGCCCGACAGTTTGAAGGCTATTCATCCGCTCGGTAAATCACCGATGATAGAAGATGATGGTCAGGTGATCATCGAAACAGCAGCGATTGTCGAATATCTGGTTACCAAGGCTGGTGGGACATTGGGCGCACCAGAAGACAAAACTGGCGCTAAGCTTTATACCCAATATTTGCACTTTGCCGAAGGATCGATGATGCCGCCGCTATTCGGTGCGCTCGTTATCAACCGCCTTGGCTTTCTGGGCTGGCCAGCAAAGAAGCCGATATTGGGCATGGTAGAGGATTTACTCACTTGGCTTGAAACCGAACTCTCGTCCCGGCCCTATTTCGCTGGTAGCGAGCTCACTGCGGCCGATGTGTTGATGAGTTTTCCTTTGGAAGCCAGTCAATCACGAGCAGGACTGGATGACCGTTTTCCCAATTTACAAGCCTGGCTCAAGCGGATTCATGATCGGCCACAATATCAAACAGCTTTGGAAAAAGGTGGGCCCTATGCCTATGCCTGATCGCGCGGCAAATTTAGCTAATGCTTCCACTGACGGGATTGTAAACCGCCCGGGCCTCGCCTAAGTCCAGTCCATGATTACAACGAACGATATAAGACGCTCTTTTCTGGAATATTTCGCTGATCAAGGACATGAAATTGTGCCTTCATCTCCGCTTATTCCGCATAATGACCCGACGTTGATGTTCATCAACGCGGGTATGGTGCCCTTCAAGAACATCTTCACGGGCGCGGAGAAGAGTAAATATCCCACTGCCACGTCGAGCCAGAAATGTGTGCGTGCTGGCGGCAAGCATAACGACCTCGACAATGTCGGTTATACAGCCCGTCATCACACGTTTTTCGAGATGCTCGGCAATTTCTCTTTCGGCGATTATTTCAAGGAACAAGCGATTCAAAACGCCTGGGAATTGATTACCAAGACGTGGGGCATATCTGCTGATCGGCTGACAGTGACCGTCTATCACACTGACGATGAAGCCTTTGATCTGTGGCGCAAAATTTCAGGTCTTCCTGAAGAGCGCATAATCCGCATTGCGACCAATGATAATTTCTGGTCCATGGGTGACACGGGACCATGTGGACCTTGTAGCGAGATTTTTTACGATCATGGCGGTCATATTTTCGGCGGCCCTCCGGGTAGCCCGGATGAAGATGGTGACCGGTTCGTAGAAATTTGGAACTTGGTGTTCATGCAATATGAACAACATGCTGATGGTAATCGCGTCGATTTACCAAAGCCTTCCATCGATACCGGGATGGGATTGGAACGCGTTGCAGCGGTGATGCAAGGCACGCATGATAATTATGACATTGATCTGTTCAAGGCGCTGATTGCGCAGTCGGGCACATTAACCGGAACAGACACAACGGGTGATAATCAAGCTAGTCATCGCGTTATCGCTGATCATCTGCGCGCATCATCATTCCTGGTTGCCGATGGCGTACTGCCGGCCAATGAGGGCCGCGGTTATGTTCTGCGGCGGATCATGCGCCGCGCCATGCGCCATGCGCATTTGCTGGGCGCGCAAGACCCGCTCATGCACCGTATGGTTGGGGCGCTGACCGGAGAAATGGGCAATGCGTTCCCGGAATTGATCCGCGCGAAACCACTGATTGAGGAGACTTTATTACGGGAAGAAACAAATTTCCGCCGGACTCTCGACAAGGGCCTAAAGCTACTCGATGCCGAAATTGCCGACATGAGTGAGGGCGATACCTTGCCGGGCGCGACGGCATTCAAACTCTACGACACATTCGGATTCCCCTACGATCTCACCGAAGATGCATTGCGAGCGAAATCACTTGGCGTAGACCGCGAAGGGTTTGATGCGGCGATGGCGGAACAAAAGGCTGCCGCTCGGGCAGCCTGGAAAGGGTCCGGGGATCAAGCGTCCGAAGCCATTTGGTTCGATATAGCCGAACGTGAAGGCAGTACAGAATTTACCGGTTATAGTGCAGAGGCAGGTGACGGAATGGTCATTGCGCTGATCAAAGACGGTCAAGAAATTCAGTCTGCTAAAGCTGGTGATACTGTTATATTGCTTACCAATCAGACCCCCTTCTATGGCGAAAGCGGTGGGCAAATGGGCGATAGCGGCTTAGTAACCGGACAAAAAGGCTTCGCCGCCAGCGTTGCAGATACTAGCAAGCCATTGGGTAGGCTCCACGCGCATCATATGACCATAGACAAGGGTGCGGTTTCGGTTGGTGATACTGTTCACCTGGTGGTTGACGCAACCCGCAGAACCGAGCTCCGCGCTAATCACAGTGCTACCCATCTGCTGCATAAGGCACTGCGTCATCATCTCGGTGATCATGTGACCCAGAAGGGCAGTTTGGTTGCGCCAGACCGTCTCCGATTTGATTTTTCTCATCCATCCGCATTGAGCGACGCTGAGATTAAAGCCGTGGAAGTCGATGTGAATGCGCAGGTTCGCGGTAATGGGGCTGTTGTGACGCGCTTAATGAGTCCTGATGATGCGGTTGCTGCCGGAGCGCTGGCCCTATTTGGTGAGAAATATGGCGATGAAGTCCGCGTCCTTTCCATGGGTGTTGAAGATGATACCGACTATTCGGTTGAGCTTTGTGGCGGGACTCATGTCAACGCGCTCGGTGACATAGGATTGATAGTGATCATCTCTGAATCTGCTGTATCGAGCGGTGTTCGGCGGATTGAAGCGCTAACCGGAGAAGCGGCCCGGTTATGGCTTGCTGACCGTGATAACAAATTGAAATCAATAGCATCCGTGTTGAAAACCTCTCCCGACGAAGCAGCCGAAAGGGTGTCTGCATTGGTGGAAGAACGCAAAAAGCTCGATCGTGAGCTTACGGAAGCGAGAAAGGCGCTTGCCTTGGCGGGTGATGGCGGTGGCGCTTCTACCAGTGAAGTTCAGACGATAGGTGACATATCTTTCAGTGGTCAGGTGATTAACGGCCTGAACCCAAAAGAACTTCGCGGTTTGATCGACGAGGCGAAGAAAAAAATCGGTAGTGGTGTCAGCGCTCTTATCGCCGTTAATGACGGACGCGCAACAGTAGCGGTGGGCGTTACTGATGATCTCACCGCTACTCATAGTGCAGTTGAATTGGTGCAATCTGCTGTTACCGCGGTTGGCGGCAAAGGCGGTGGGGGCAGGCCCGACATGGCGCAAGGCGGCGGTCCTGATGGAGCAAAAGCGGATGACGCGATTGCCGCAATCAAGGCTATTCTTGCGGGCTGAGTTTTTCGTCTGTCGCCATGCCGGTATCCAATTCCGATGACTTAAGCTTCGGTTCGATGGTGAGATTACCATCTTTCTGAATTTGGTGGCGTATCTGATCGCGTTTTTCATGTATCGAAGCGATAACAGGCCCCATAGCCACACCGTTTTCAACCAATATAGCTTCGGACAATTGTAACGAGCCCTCCAATGCTTCGGGAACTGCATTGGTTGCACCGGCTTGATAGAGCTCTGCCGCATGATCCGTATCACGGGCGCGAACTATTATTGGGAGATCAGGGACCCAAGCTCGAACGCGTTTTACCACCTGAACCGAAAGAACGGGCTCGTCCATGGTGAGAACCAACGCTTTGGCATGGCCGAGCCTAAGCCGATCAAGCATCTCGTTCCGGGCGACATTACCAAACAAAATGGGATATCCTTCTCGCCTTGCACCTGCAACTACATCAATATTGGATTCGACGGCGAGGTAGTTTTGTTCATGCGCTTTCATCATATCCGCGACCAAACGACCGACTCGCCCAAATCCGATGATGATTGTTTTTTCAGCATCAATGACCTGGTCATCTGTTGCTTGAATATTCTCGCCCCTTAGCTCAATCCGCCGGGCCATGTCATGACCAAATCTAGCCAGTAGCGGTGTGATTGTGAGGCCGATTGCGGTTACGATCTGCCAGAACGCCGCTGTTTGCGGTTGGATAAGCTGTGCTTGCGCGGCGGCAGCCAACACGATCAACGTGGTTTCTGATGGGCTGGACATCAACACGCCGGCTTCTGTTGCTGTACCGGGCCGGGCGCCTGCAAAGCGCAGCAGGCCGCCGGTAACAATTGCTTTGACAACTACCACGCCGACCACGGCAGTGATAAGGCTAGCCCAGTTGTCGAGAATGACTCTGATGTCGATTTGCATGCCGACAGTGATTAGAAAAACACCAAGGGCGAGGCCTTTAAATGGCGCAGTTATGATCTCGACTTCGCCGTGATATTCGGTCTCAGCAATCAATAGTCCTGCAAGGAGAGCGCCAACAATCGGCGAAAGCCCGGTGGCCGCAGTTGCTAGACTGGCAAGAATGATAACTAGCAGGCTGACAGAGAGGAATAGTTCAGGGCTTTTTGTTCGCGCTGCCTGAGCAAAAATACGGGGAAGCAAAAGGCGGCCGAGCACCAACATTCCGGCAACTACGGCTCCGCCAATCAATAACGTCTGCCCCAACTGGTCCCAGCTGGAGTTATTGCTCATGGCAGGTGATATAGCGCCGAGTAGAAAGATGATCGGTACGATAGCGACATCCTCGAACAGCAACATAGCAAGCGCAGCGCGGCCAACAGGGCTTTTTGTACCGGACATCGGCAACACCAGGGCGGTCGAGGAGAGCGCCAATGCCAGTCCCAGTCCAACGGCTCCTTCCCAGCTTTGCTGAGGAAAACCGTAAAGATAAAGTGCGCCGCCGATAAGCGCGCCGGATATTAGCAATTCTGCCGCGCCGACGCCAAAAACCAATTGTCGCATCGACCAGAGACGTTTGAACGATAACTCTAGGCCGATCGAAAATAACAGCAATATAATGCCGAACTCGGCAAAGGGTTCTATGGCCTCTCGATCGTTTATCGTGACAAATTTGAGCCAGTCATATTGTCCGGATAGCGAGCCCAAGCCTGACGGACCAAGCAATACACCCACGAGGATGAAACCAATTATCGGTGTGATCCGAAAACGGGCGAACGCGGGAATGACGATTCCCGCGGCGCCTAATATCACGATCGCGTCAACAAATGCCGGACTGTCGAGAGGTGTATTCATACGACACCTATAACTGAAACATCCGGTTTGTCAGCAAGTCAAAGCGTCATCGGAATTATTTCCAGTTTTCCATTTCTTTTTCGAGATTCGAACGCACGGCTTCAAAAAACTGTTCGGTTGTCATCCAGCTTTGATCGGGACCGATTAGGATAGCCAGATCCTTGGTCATATCGCCATTTTCGACTGTCTGAATGCAAACTCTTTCCAGCGTTTCGGCAAAGCGCGTGACTTCCG
Encoded proteins:
- a CDS encoding glutathione S-transferase family protein, whose amino-acid sequence is MTIIVHHLENSRSQRILWLLEELALPYEIKRYERHPKTQRAPDSLKAIHPLGKSPMIEDDGQVIIETAAIVEYLVTKAGGTLGAPEDKTGAKLYTQYLHFAEGSMMPPLFGALVINRLGFLGWPAKKPILGMVEDLLTWLETELSSRPYFAGSELTAADVLMSFPLEASQSRAGLDDRFPNLQAWLKRIHDRPQYQTALEKGGPYAYA
- a CDS encoding cation:proton antiporter domain-containing protein, with amino-acid sequence MNTPLDSPAFVDAIVILGAAGIVIPAFARFRITPIIGFILVGVLLGPSGLGSLSGQYDWLKFVTINDREAIEPFAEFGIILLLFSIGLELSFKRLWSMRQLVFGVGAAELLISGALIGGALYLYGFPQQSWEGAVGLGLALALSSTALVLPMSGTKSPVGRAALAMLLFEDVAIVPIIFLLGAISPAMSNNSSWDQLGQTLLIGGAVVAGMLVLGRLLLPRIFAQAARTKSPELFLSVSLLVIILASLATAATGLSPIVGALLAGLLIAETEYHGEVEIITAPFKGLALGVFLITVGMQIDIRVILDNWASLITAVVGVVVVKAIVTGGLLRFAGARPGTATEAGVLMSSPSETTLIVLAAAAQAQLIQPQTAAFWQIVTAIGLTITPLLARFGHDMARRIELRGENIQATDDQVIDAEKTIIIGFGRVGRLVADMMKAHEQNYLAVESNIDVVAGARREGYPILFGNVARNEMLDRLRLGHAKALVLTMDEPVLSVQVVKRVRAWVPDLPIIVRARDTDHAAELYQAGATNAVPEALEGSLQLSEAILVENGVAMGPVIASIHEKRDQIRHQIQKDGNLTIEPKLKSSELDTGMATDEKLSPQE
- the alaS gene encoding alanine--tRNA ligase, which gives rise to MITTNDIRRSFLEYFADQGHEIVPSSPLIPHNDPTLMFINAGMVPFKNIFTGAEKSKYPTATSSQKCVRAGGKHNDLDNVGYTARHHTFFEMLGNFSFGDYFKEQAIQNAWELITKTWGISADRLTVTVYHTDDEAFDLWRKISGLPEERIIRIATNDNFWSMGDTGPCGPCSEIFYDHGGHIFGGPPGSPDEDGDRFVEIWNLVFMQYEQHADGNRVDLPKPSIDTGMGLERVAAVMQGTHDNYDIDLFKALIAQSGTLTGTDTTGDNQASHRVIADHLRASSFLVADGVLPANEGRGYVLRRIMRRAMRHAHLLGAQDPLMHRMVGALTGEMGNAFPELIRAKPLIEETLLREETNFRRTLDKGLKLLDAEIADMSEGDTLPGATAFKLYDTFGFPYDLTEDALRAKSLGVDREGFDAAMAEQKAAARAAWKGSGDQASEAIWFDIAEREGSTEFTGYSAEAGDGMVIALIKDGQEIQSAKAGDTVILLTNQTPFYGESGGQMGDSGLVTGQKGFAASVADTSKPLGRLHAHHMTIDKGAVSVGDTVHLVVDATRRTELRANHSATHLLHKALRHHLGDHVTQKGSLVAPDRLRFDFSHPSALSDAEIKAVEVDVNAQVRGNGAVVTRLMSPDDAVAAGALALFGEKYGDEVRVLSMGVEDDTDYSVELCGGTHVNALGDIGLIVIISESAVSSGVRRIEALTGEAARLWLADRDNKLKSIASVLKTSPDEAAERVSALVEERKKLDRELTEARKALALAGDGGGASTSEVQTIGDISFSGQVINGLNPKELRGLIDEAKKKIGSGVSALIAVNDGRATVAVGVTDDLTATHSAVELVQSAVTAVGGKGGGGRPDMAQGGGPDGAKADDAIAAIKAILAG